Proteins co-encoded in one Dyella japonica A8 genomic window:
- a CDS encoding MerR family transcriptional regulator — MKIGEPAKLSGLSASRIHFYEASGLLRTVERQAHGHRNYPPDVVSILSVIACAQAAGFLLDDIRHLLPITLGAGWHQEEWPSVIERKMVEIESLQTRLDSNKARLLMADEDIRNRPKNLGCVDRTQWVLDRLHERNAISAHHAVTPEARRSPTR, encoded by the coding sequence ATGAAGATCGGAGAGCCGGCAAAACTAAGCGGTCTGAGCGCCTCCCGCATCCACTTTTATGAGGCCAGTGGCTTGCTGCGGACGGTCGAGCGTCAGGCCCATGGCCATCGCAATTACCCTCCCGACGTGGTGTCGATCCTGAGTGTCATTGCATGCGCCCAGGCTGCAGGTTTCTTACTTGATGACATCCGCCACTTGCTGCCGATCACGCTGGGCGCTGGTTGGCATCAGGAGGAATGGCCGAGCGTGATTGAGCGGAAGATGGTTGAGATCGAGTCGTTGCAAACGCGCCTGGACTCAAACAAGGCCCGACTGCTCATGGCAGACGAAGACATCAGGAACCGGCCCAAGAACCTCGGTTGTGTCGATCGAACCCAGTGGGTGTTGGATCGCCTCCATGAGCGGAACGCCATCTCCGCGCATCATGCAGTGACACCTGAAGCCCGTCGCTCGCCCACGCGTTGA